In bacterium, the DNA window GCGGGCTGGCCTTCAGCTCGCTGGTCGTGCAGCTGCCGTTCCTCGCGCAGCTGCGGAACATCGGCGGGGCGCTGACCGCCGGCGACATCGGCGTCTCGCTGCTCAAGAGCGTCCTCTTCGGCCTCGTGGTCGCCGCCACCGCCTGCTACCACGGGCTGCGCGTCGGCGCCTCGATCACCGAGATCCCGCAGGTCACAACGCGCGCCGTGATGCAGAGCCTCACCCTCGTCGTCGTGGCCAACGTGCTGCTGACGGTGGTGCTCACCTCGTGATCGAGCTGCGCGCGGTCTCGATCGGCGACTTCCGCGAGGCGAGCTTCGCCGTGGGCCCCGGCGAGCGCTGCCGGCTGCTGCTCGCGTCCGAGGCGGACCTGACCCTCTTCCTGCGACTGGTCGTCGGGACCGTGCGCCCCGAGTCCGGGACGGTGCTGCTCTTCGGCGCGGACAGCGCGCACCGCACCGAGGCCGCGGCGCTCGCGGCGATGGCCCGCCTCGGCATCGTCTGGCCCGGCGGAGGCTTCGTGAGCAACCTCAAGGTCTGGGAGAACATCCTGCTGCCGCTTTGGTATCATGGCGACGAGCGCGCCGAGCGGCGCGAGGACGAGGTGCTCGCGCTGCTCGGGCGGCTCGGCATGGAGCCCGCCCGCGTCGCAGGCTTCCTCGCGGCGATGCCCGCCAGCCTGCCGACGCGCGAGCGGCACATCCTGGGGGTGGTGCGGGCGATGCTGCCGGACGCCGAGGTCATGATCTACGCCGGGCTCTTCGAAGGGCTCGACGCGCCCACCCGCGCCGCGCTGCTCGGGGAGACGTCCCGCCACCACGACCGCCGCGAAGGGCGTGCGACGCTCTACGTCGCCAGCGGCGCCGACGGGCTCCCTCCCGGGCCGTTCGCCGGCACATCGCTGCGCCAGACCCCCGAGGGGAGGCTCGAGCCGTGGCGCTGATGCGCGAGAGCGACCCGCGCTTCGCCGCCCTCGAGCGCCGGGTCGGGTGGTTCCTGCTCGTCACGGCGCTCATCGTCGCCGGCGCGGTCGGCGTCGTCGGCGTCCGCCAGGGACTCTTCACGCCGAAGGCCTCGCTGACCTTCTTCGACGACAGCGGCCGGGACCTCGCCGAGGGGATGGAGGTCGTGACGCGCGGCTTCCACATCGGCAAGGTGCGCCGCGTGCAGCTCAACGAGGCCGGCAAGGTCCAGGTCACGCTCGCGATCGAGAAGTCGCTCCTGCGCTGGATCCGGAGCGACTCGACGGCGCGCGTCGTGGCGAAGGCCCTGATCGGCGATTCGCGGATCGAGATCAGCCCCGGCACGCCCGGGGCGCCGCCGATGGCGCCGGGCGGCGTCATCGCATTCGTCCGCGAGCCGGACCTGACCGAGGTGGCGACGCGGGTCATGGAGGAGGTCAAGCCGGTGCTGCTCGCGGTCAAGAACCTCGTCGAGTACCTCGACGACCCGCAGGGCGACGTCAAGCAGTCGATCGCGAACATCCGGCGGCTCTCCGCGGGGCTGGTCGAGACGCGCGGGCACGTCGACGAAGCGCTCGCGACGATCGGCGCGCGCGTCGAGGCCGTCGCCGCGAACCTCGAGGCGCTGTCCAGCTCGCTGCGGACCGAGCTGCTCCCGCAGGTCTCCGGCCTCGTGACGGACGGGCGGCAGCTGGTCGGCGACGGCCGGCAGCTCATCGGGCAGGCGGGCGGGGTCGCGAAGTCGCTCGACGCCTTCGTGCGCGAGGACCTCCACGGGATCGCGACGCAGCTGCGCGAGGAGTTGGTCCCGCAGCTGCGCGCCGTCGCCGCCGACGCCGGACGGGCGGCAAACGCCGCGGGCTCGGGCGTCGAGCGGATCGACCGGGAGCTGCCCGCGATCCTGGAGAAGGTGAACGCGAGCCTCGAGAACATCCGCACGATCACGGCGGAGCTGGTGCCCGCCTCGCGGGAGGCCGCGGGCGTCGTGCGCGAGGGCGGCGCGCTGATCGAGGACTCGCAGGCGCTGGTGCGCCGCACGCAGCAGCTCTGGCCGTTCCGTACCGGGGGCGACAAGCGCGGGGCGACGATCGGGGTCGACAGTTATGAGATCGAAAACCGGCCGGACGGCGGCGCTCGCGCTCCTGGCGCTCGCTGAGGCGCTGGCGGCCGGCTGCGGCGGCGCGCCCCCG includes these proteins:
- a CDS encoding MlaD family protein; translation: MRESDPRFAALERRVGWFLLVTALIVAGAVGVVGVRQGLFTPKASLTFFDDSGRDLAEGMEVVTRGFHIGKVRRVQLNEAGKVQVTLAIEKSLLRWIRSDSTARVVAKALIGDSRIEISPGTPGAPPMAPGGVIAFVREPDLTEVATRVMEEVKPVLLAVKNLVEYLDDPQGDVKQSIANIRRLSAGLVETRGHVDEALATIGARVEAVAANLEALSSSLRTELLPQVSGLVTDGRQLVGDGRQLIGQAGGVAKSLDAFVREDLHGIATQLREELVPQLRAVAADAGRAANAAGSGVERIDRELPAILEKVNASLENIRTITAELVPASREAAGVVREGGALIEDSQALVRRTQQLWPFRTGGDKRGATIGVDSYEIENRPDGGARAPGAR